The Hyphomonas sediminis genome contains a region encoding:
- the map gene encoding type I methionyl aminopeptidase, translating into MNDTNLLLPMRTGEIRIHDAEGFEGMRRAGRLVAECLDMLVPEVKPGVTTEHLDNLVREFVQDNGAVSATIGYRGYRHASCISVNHVICHGIPGTKALKEGDIANIDVTLILDGWHGDHSRMYGVGEVKRKAERLMEVTYESLMAGIAAVKPGARFGDIGGAISEIARLNRYSVVDDFCGHGLGRLFHDEPNVVHSALAGSGPELKPGMFFTIEPMLNLGRRDAAILPDGWTAVTRDRQLSAQFEHSIGVTETGVEIFSASPKGWHEPYKVKL; encoded by the coding sequence ATGAACGATACGAACCTCCTCCTGCCCATGCGCACTGGCGAAATCCGCATTCACGATGCCGAAGGCTTCGAAGGGATGCGCCGTGCCGGCCGCCTGGTCGCCGAGTGCCTGGACATGCTGGTGCCGGAAGTGAAGCCGGGTGTAACCACCGAGCATCTCGACAATCTCGTTCGGGAGTTTGTGCAGGATAATGGCGCAGTTTCCGCGACCATCGGCTATCGCGGCTATCGCCACGCCTCGTGCATTTCGGTCAATCATGTCATCTGCCATGGCATTCCCGGCACCAAGGCGCTGAAGGAAGGCGACATTGCGAACATCGACGTGACGCTGATCCTGGACGGCTGGCATGGCGACCACAGCCGCATGTACGGCGTCGGCGAAGTGAAGCGCAAAGCCGAACGCCTGATGGAAGTGACTTATGAATCGCTGATGGCAGGCATCGCTGCGGTTAAACCCGGCGCCCGCTTTGGCGATATCGGCGGCGCTATCAGCGAAATCGCCCGCCTCAACCGGTATTCGGTGGTCGATGATTTCTGCGGACACGGCCTCGGCCGTCTGTTCCATGACGAGCCGAATGTGGTCCACTCAGCTCTCGCCGGATCGGGCCCGGAGCTGAAACCCGGCATGTTCTTCACGATCGAGCCGATGCTCAATCTCGGCCGCCGGGACGCGGCGATCCTTCCCGATGGCTGGACCGCCGTGACGCGCGACCGCCAGCTGTCCGCCCAGTTCGAACACTCCATCGGCGTGACCGAAACCGGCGTCGAAATCTTCTCCGCCTCCCCCAAAGGCTGGCATGAACCCTACAAGGTAAAACTCTAA
- a CDS encoding cupin domain-containing protein yields the protein MDFAFHKATSRGMLKHRTLDPMMAALLGGGIKCGDTYMQIKSTILPALALSLAACAHHAHGHMHHHDHAGASAVDHSDKLVRAATGHAVDNPFHPVRLLLSSEESAGDVTVYEFLLPPRSPGSPPHTHSLEDEYFFVVSGTLDVLSNGQVLRLNPGDFAALNRGHAHMFWNGSDAPTELIMITTGGSFETFMNGAGPRIAEAKPESAEDFGAVISQLAAEHGITISMEKMPVEAAEFYMPPSAAAE from the coding sequence ATGGATTTTGCGTTCCATAAAGCAACTTCGCGCGGAATGTTGAAACATCGGACGCTTGACCCCATGATGGCAGCGCTGCTGGGAGGCGGCATCAAGTGTGGGGACACGTACATGCAAATCAAATCAACAATCCTGCCAGCTTTGGCATTGAGTCTGGCTGCCTGCGCCCATCATGCGCATGGGCATATGCATCATCATGACCATGCCGGGGCATCGGCGGTGGATCATTCCGACAAGCTCGTGCGTGCGGCGACCGGGCACGCTGTGGACAATCCGTTCCATCCGGTTCGACTTTTGCTTTCGAGCGAAGAGTCGGCAGGCGATGTCACCGTCTACGAATTTCTGCTCCCGCCGCGTAGCCCTGGTTCGCCGCCGCACACCCATTCGCTCGAAGACGAATACTTCTTTGTTGTGTCGGGAACGCTGGATGTCTTGTCGAACGGGCAGGTGCTTCGTCTAAATCCCGGTGACTTTGCTGCGCTCAATCGTGGTCATGCACACATGTTCTGGAACGGATCGGACGCGCCGACGGAACTTATCATGATAACGACCGGCGGTTCCTTCGAGACCTTCATGAATGGGGCGGGGCCACGGATTGCGGAGGCAAAGCCCGAGTCTGCGGAAGATTTTGGCGCGGTGATCAGCCAGCTCGCAGCGGAGCATGGCATCACGATCTCAATGGAAAAAATGCCCGTCGAAGCGGCGGAGTTCTACATGCCGCCATCTGCTGCGGCTGAGTAG
- the radC gene encoding RadC family protein, producing the protein MERKIHVFSARMNSETPPPHWHGHRDRLRTKLLKRGANALDDYEILEVLLMAFIPRRDVKPIAKALEAKFNSLSAILAAPSEELVKVDGIGETAAAYIKAISELHSRAGREEIKSREAISSWSALIAYVRRELQHEKREQFRVIFLDRKNQLILDQIMGHGTVDHAPVYPREIARRALELQASSLILVHNHPSGDPKPSRADIEITREIIDALEPFDISVHDHLIVGTSGVASLKTAGLI; encoded by the coding sequence ATGGAACGCAAAATCCATGTTTTCTCCGCGAGGATGAACTCAGAAACACCCCCTCCTCACTGGCATGGCCATAGAGACCGGCTACGCACCAAGCTGCTGAAGCGCGGCGCCAACGCACTGGACGACTACGAGATTCTGGAAGTTCTGCTGATGGCGTTCATTCCACGCAGGGATGTAAAGCCTATCGCAAAGGCGCTTGAGGCAAAGTTCAACAGCCTGTCGGCAATCCTCGCGGCGCCATCAGAAGAACTCGTCAAAGTGGATGGAATCGGCGAAACTGCAGCGGCCTACATTAAAGCCATATCAGAGCTACACTCGCGGGCTGGCCGCGAAGAGATCAAATCGCGAGAAGCAATCTCTTCCTGGTCGGCGTTGATTGCCTATGTGCGCCGCGAACTACAACATGAGAAGCGCGAGCAGTTTCGCGTGATATTCCTTGATCGGAAGAACCAGCTGATCCTCGACCAGATCATGGGACACGGCACCGTGGACCATGCCCCTGTTTATCCACGCGAGATCGCACGCCGGGCGCTTGAACTTCAAGCATCCAGTCTGATCCTGGTGCACAATCACCCTTCTGGCGACCCCAAACCATCCCGAGCCGACATTGAGATTACACGAGAAATTATCGACGCGCTCGAACCGTTCGATATCTCCGTACATGATCATCTTATTGTCGGCACATCCGGAGTCGCCAGCCTCAAGACAGCAGGCCTGATTTAA
- a CDS encoding ABC-F family ATP-binding cassette domain-containing protein, with product MPASITLSSLTFALPDGRVLFSDLNFSFGHERIGLVGRNGVGKSTLLGLIAGAMPATTGVVSVVGATGLLRQSFEPEPFETVADLMGVTEGLARLARIESGGGDEADFADADWTLEQRLAEALTQAGLPEMPPGALLATLSGGQRTRISIAALILAQPDFLLLDEPTNNLDREGREALAELLGGWPGGAIVVSHDRALLETMDAIVELTTLGAARYGGGWSAYEAQKALELAAAQQDLAEAERRIGEVNEKARLAAARKARRDGAGSRKGAKGDMPRILSGTLKRRAEASKGDIHRLGERQKSEANEAASAARARIEVLQPFTVKLAGTGLTKSRKVVTARDLVVGYDASNPTIRGLTFEMVGPERVCVSGPNGSGKSTLLKTVAGALQPIAGEVCTHVRMAMLDQDVTLLDPADTILQNYRRINPEADENACRAVLARFRFRADAALQQAGSLSGGERLRAGLACVLGGQAPPQLLILDEPTNHLDISSLEVVEAGLNAYDGALLVVSHDNTFLQKTGIARKMDLKSGLLS from the coding sequence ATGCCCGCTTCCATAACACTTTCGTCGCTTACATTTGCGCTACCTGACGGCCGGGTCCTTTTTTCAGACCTGAATTTCAGCTTTGGCCATGAGCGTATCGGCCTTGTTGGCCGGAACGGTGTCGGTAAGTCGACTCTTCTGGGTCTGATTGCCGGCGCAATGCCTGCAACAACGGGCGTAGTTTCCGTTGTTGGGGCCACTGGCCTGTTGCGGCAGTCGTTTGAGCCTGAACCGTTTGAAACCGTCGCGGATCTGATGGGCGTCACCGAAGGGCTGGCGCGCCTTGCCCGCATAGAGTCAGGCGGCGGCGACGAAGCCGACTTTGCAGACGCTGACTGGACGCTCGAACAGCGGCTTGCCGAGGCGCTGACACAGGCGGGTCTTCCGGAAATGCCACCGGGGGCGTTGCTTGCCACGCTCTCAGGTGGCCAACGCACCCGTATCAGCATCGCGGCGCTGATCCTTGCTCAGCCAGATTTCCTGCTGCTGGACGAGCCGACCAACAATCTTGACCGCGAAGGCCGCGAGGCGCTTGCCGAGTTACTCGGAGGCTGGCCGGGCGGCGCGATTGTGGTGAGCCATGACCGCGCCCTTCTGGAAACAATGGATGCAATTGTGGAACTCACCACGCTTGGCGCTGCGCGATATGGGGGTGGGTGGAGTGCTTATGAAGCACAGAAGGCGCTGGAGCTGGCCGCCGCCCAGCAAGACCTTGCCGAAGCCGAAAGGCGGATCGGCGAGGTGAACGAAAAGGCGAGACTTGCAGCAGCGCGCAAGGCCCGTCGCGATGGTGCGGGTAGTCGCAAAGGTGCCAAGGGAGACATGCCGCGCATTCTGAGCGGGACGCTGAAGCGGCGCGCTGAAGCATCAAAGGGAGATATTCATCGGCTTGGCGAGAGGCAGAAGTCCGAGGCCAACGAAGCGGCGTCCGCCGCGCGCGCCAGGATCGAAGTTCTGCAACCCTTCACGGTCAAACTCGCCGGAACAGGGCTCACCAAGAGCCGAAAGGTTGTCACAGCCCGGGATCTTGTCGTGGGGTATGATGCGTCCAATCCAACGATCCGTGGACTAACTTTTGAAATGGTCGGACCTGAGCGAGTTTGTGTTTCCGGACCGAACGGTTCGGGGAAGTCAACGTTGTTGAAAACCGTTGCGGGCGCCTTGCAGCCGATCGCTGGCGAGGTTTGCACGCATGTTCGGATGGCGATGTTGGATCAGGATGTCACCTTGCTCGATCCTGCCGACACGATTTTGCAGAATTATCGGCGCATAAATCCGGAGGCCGATGAAAATGCCTGCCGCGCCGTGCTGGCGCGCTTCCGTTTCCGTGCGGATGCCGCGCTACAGCAGGCAGGTTCCCTGAGTGGTGGTGAGCGGTTGCGTGCCGGGCTCGCCTGCGTGCTTGGCGGGCAAGCGCCCCCGCAACTACTCATCCTCGACGAGCCGACCAATCATCTGGATATTTCATCGCTGGAGGTCGTCGAAGCGGGGCTCAATGCTTATGATGGCGCTCTGCTCGTTGTCAGTCATGACAACACTTTCCTGCAGAAAACAGGGATCGCCCGTAAGATGGATCTTAAATCAGGCCTGCTGTCTTGA
- a CDS encoding spinster family MFS transporter, which produces MTAPADAAQSDNGHITGFGTKPYRSYVLLALTLIYTLNFIDRTVITVVAQPIINTFSLSDAQWGLLTGPPFAIFYALMGIPIAMWADRGNRIFIIALCVIVWSIMTVACGLAASFIWLLLFRIGVAVGEAGCTPPANSIITDYYPPKSRANAIGIYSMGVTIGGVMAQLFGGALAGLQGPDFGNFIGSMGLGGLFSGINWEEVEGWRLVFVIVGAPGILIAALLWFTVKEPPRGYSDPKGATPVEKAGFFEAFKEFGKKPTFWTLSLGAAFVAFVGYGLIAFQAPFLMRVHGVSVSEAAIHYGAPLAAVAALGTFLGGFLSEKLSPRFPAIVAWLPGVGLLVSIPAYVGAFLAPTLSMAFGLWVIAAVAHYAYLGAQYTVSTAIVSPRSRATTVSVLLLIVSLIGNGIGPLFTGIMSSAFMGGIIEKNGLTEAYATFNPGFCGARIAELGEQGPALCSAYAEGLRQSMVATVLFFLVAAAFYFLASRTFLKDRWSPAT; this is translated from the coding sequence ATGACGGCACCCGCAGATGCGGCTCAAAGCGACAATGGGCACATCACCGGTTTTGGCACCAAACCTTACCGGTCCTATGTGCTTCTGGCACTCACGCTCATTTATACGCTGAACTTCATTGACCGCACTGTGATCACGGTGGTGGCTCAGCCCATCATCAACACATTCTCGCTGTCCGATGCCCAATGGGGCCTGCTGACGGGGCCTCCCTTCGCGATTTTCTACGCGCTGATGGGAATTCCGATTGCCATGTGGGCTGACCGTGGCAACCGCATCTTCATTATCGCCCTATGCGTTATTGTATGGTCCATCATGACTGTCGCCTGCGGGCTTGCTGCCAGCTTTATCTGGCTGCTCCTGTTCCGCATTGGCGTTGCTGTCGGCGAAGCCGGGTGCACACCACCGGCCAACTCGATCATTACCGATTACTACCCCCCGAAAAGCAGGGCCAATGCCATTGGCATCTACTCCATGGGCGTGACCATTGGCGGCGTCATGGCGCAGCTGTTTGGCGGCGCACTGGCCGGCCTGCAGGGACCTGACTTCGGAAACTTCATCGGCTCTATGGGGCTTGGCGGGTTGTTCTCAGGAATAAACTGGGAAGAGGTCGAAGGCTGGCGGCTGGTGTTCGTGATCGTCGGCGCGCCCGGCATTCTGATCGCTGCATTGCTATGGTTCACCGTCAAAGAGCCGCCTCGTGGATATTCCGATCCCAAAGGCGCGACGCCCGTTGAAAAGGCCGGTTTCTTCGAGGCATTCAAGGAATTTGGCAAAAAGCCTACTTTCTGGACATTGTCTTTGGGCGCCGCATTCGTCGCGTTTGTCGGCTATGGTTTGATTGCCTTCCAGGCGCCGTTCCTCATGCGTGTGCATGGGGTCAGTGTATCGGAAGCCGCCATCCATTATGGCGCTCCGCTGGCCGCCGTCGCGGCACTGGGTACGTTCCTTGGCGGCTTTCTCTCCGAGAAACTGTCTCCCCGCTTTCCCGCAATTGTTGCCTGGCTTCCCGGCGTCGGCCTGCTGGTTTCCATCCCGGCCTATGTCGGCGCCTTCCTTGCCCCCACGCTCAGCATGGCGTTTGGACTCTGGGTCATCGCCGCTGTTGCGCACTACGCCTACCTCGGGGCGCAATACACAGTGTCGACCGCGATCGTGAGCCCTAGATCCCGCGCGACGACCGTGTCGGTCCTGCTCTTGATCGTAAGCCTCATTGGCAACGGTATCGGCCCTCTGTTTACCGGCATCATGAGCAGCGCGTTCATGGGCGGCATCATCGAAAAAAACGGCCTTACGGAAGCGTACGCCACTTTCAATCCGGGCTTTTGCGGTGCTCGCATCGCCGAGCTCGGAGAGCAAGGGCCGGCGCTTTGCTCAGCCTATGCTGAGGGCCTGCGCCAGTCGATGGTTGCCACGGTGCTGTTCTTCCTGGTTGCGGCTGCTTTCTACTTTCTCGCTTCGCGCACCTTCCTGAAGGATCGCTGGAGCCCCGCAACCTAA
- a CDS encoding spinster family MFS transporter: MTDAATPSQTSSSIAPGYMTGYGTKQYRAYVLGSLLLVYIFNFIDRSIFAILTEPMRKSLQLEDWHMGILGGLAFAIFYTTLGIPIARIAERRSRMTIIVISLALWSLMTVLCGFAVSFMTLFLFRMLVGVGEAGCTPPAQSVIADYFKPGSRATAASIYALGVPLGGMIAGLAGGPINDYVTGHNVHALLGNLGMGWAQNLVDWENVEGWRIAFVAVGLPGVVFAIIIGMTVKEPPRGYSDPPGAVKIERETFGAALKVLMQKPTYVHVVLGAAIASFAGYGIAQFSTSFLMRVHKLTLSEAALIFSLVLGLMAALGVFLSGFLADRLSKRHPRALSWMPALGMGLSVPLYWLGYLSPSIALMLPPLMLAATLHYFYLGPMYAVSAGVVDARTRATSVAITLFAVNLIGIGLGPTVAGFLSTGLKTMFLNGHDLNLTLSICKAAVDLSAEQIAACTSSDANGVKWAIVIFTTLYGWAAIHYMIAGKTLGRDMLPKTA, from the coding sequence ATGACCGACGCCGCCACCCCAAGCCAGACAAGCTCTTCCATTGCTCCGGGCTACATGACCGGGTACGGAACAAAGCAATACCGAGCCTATGTGCTCGGGTCGCTCCTGCTGGTCTACATCTTCAACTTCATTGACCGCTCAATCTTTGCGATCCTGACCGAACCCATGCGGAAGAGTCTTCAACTTGAAGACTGGCATATGGGCATCCTCGGCGGATTGGCGTTTGCCATCTTCTACACCACGCTGGGCATCCCGATTGCACGCATTGCAGAACGCCGCAGCCGGATGACGATCATTGTCATTTCACTGGCGCTTTGGAGCCTGATGACGGTGCTGTGCGGCTTTGCTGTCAGCTTCATGACGCTGTTCCTTTTCCGGATGCTTGTCGGCGTGGGGGAAGCAGGCTGCACACCGCCGGCACAGTCGGTGATTGCAGATTATTTCAAGCCGGGCAGCCGGGCGACTGCAGCGTCGATCTACGCGCTTGGCGTTCCGCTTGGCGGGATGATTGCCGGCCTCGCTGGCGGCCCGATCAACGATTATGTGACTGGCCACAATGTCCACGCGCTCCTGGGCAATCTCGGAATGGGCTGGGCACAGAACCTGGTCGATTGGGAAAATGTCGAAGGCTGGCGGATCGCCTTTGTCGCCGTCGGCCTACCTGGGGTTGTGTTTGCGATCATCATCGGGATGACCGTAAAGGAACCGCCGCGCGGATATTCTGACCCGCCCGGAGCTGTGAAAATCGAACGGGAAACTTTCGGCGCCGCACTGAAAGTCCTGATGCAGAAACCAACTTATGTGCACGTCGTGCTTGGCGCCGCAATCGCCTCCTTCGCGGGCTACGGCATCGCTCAGTTTTCAACATCCTTCCTCATGCGGGTGCACAAGCTGACCCTTAGCGAAGCGGCGCTGATTTTCTCGCTGGTGCTCGGCCTCATGGCGGCGCTTGGAGTGTTCCTGTCCGGCTTCCTTGCTGACCGGCTTTCGAAACGTCACCCCCGCGCTCTTTCCTGGATGCCCGCACTCGGGATGGGACTTTCCGTACCGCTCTACTGGCTCGGCTATCTCAGCCCGTCGATCGCGCTAATGCTACCTCCGCTGATGCTCGCCGCAACACTGCACTACTTCTATCTCGGACCGATGTACGCCGTCTCAGCCGGTGTGGTGGACGCCCGGACACGCGCAACATCCGTTGCAATTACACTGTTTGCGGTCAATCTCATCGGCATTGGCCTCGGCCCGACGGTCGCAGGCTTCCTGTCTACCGGCCTGAAAACCATGTTCCTCAATGGTCATGACCTCAACCTCACGCTGAGCATCTGCAAGGCCGCTGTCGACCTCTCAGCCGAACAGATCGCGGCCTGCACATCTTCTGACGCAAACGGCGTGAAGTGGGCAATCGTCATCTTCACGACGCTCTATGGATGGGCGGCAATACATTACATGATCGCGGGCAAGACGCTTGGCCGTGACATGCTTCCAAAAACTGCGTAA
- a CDS encoding homoserine kinase, with protein MAVYTQVSDEALASFLAEYDLGEALAFKGIAEGVENSNYYLETRKGRYILTLFEKRVNAADLPYFIGLKQHLSAQGFPCPQPVMGRDGETLRTLEGRPAVIVTFLEGLSPKRPNAKQCRSLGEGLARMHLALAGFDGQRANALGPSAWGRMWGGRAADADALTPGLSQEVNACFERINAARAFAGELPRGTIHADLFPDNAFFLGDTFTGAIDFYFACTDALAYDLAVCLNSWAFEEGNATDASRLEYNFSKGAALIAGYQSIRPLEAAELAALPALCLGSAMRFFLTRLADWSSTPAGALVRPKNPLEYAARLAFHRKMETAEGYGA; from the coding sequence ATGGCGGTATACACACAGGTTTCTGACGAAGCGCTCGCAAGCTTCCTCGCCGAGTATGATCTCGGCGAGGCGCTGGCATTCAAGGGCATTGCCGAAGGCGTAGAGAACTCGAACTATTATCTCGAGACGCGCAAGGGCCGGTACATTCTCACCCTGTTTGAAAAGCGGGTGAACGCGGCGGACCTGCCGTATTTCATCGGTCTAAAGCAGCACCTCTCGGCGCAGGGTTTCCCGTGTCCGCAGCCGGTGATGGGGCGCGACGGCGAAACGCTGCGCACGCTGGAAGGCCGCCCGGCGGTGATCGTCACCTTCCTCGAAGGTCTGTCACCCAAGCGCCCAAACGCAAAGCAGTGCCGTTCGCTCGGCGAAGGCCTCGCCCGGATGCATCTGGCGCTGGCCGGCTTTGACGGACAGCGGGCAAACGCGCTTGGCCCCTCGGCCTGGGGGCGCATGTGGGGAGGCCGTGCGGCAGACGCGGACGCGCTCACGCCCGGCCTCTCGCAGGAAGTGAATGCCTGTTTCGAGCGGATCAATGCGGCCCGCGCCTTTGCCGGAGAGCTTCCGCGCGGCACGATCCATGCCGACCTTTTCCCCGACAACGCCTTTTTCCTGGGCGACACGTTCACCGGCGCGATCGACTTCTATTTCGCCTGCACAGACGCCCTCGCCTATGACCTCGCCGTATGCCTGAACTCCTGGGCATTCGAGGAGGGCAACGCGACCGATGCTTCGCGCCTGGAATACAATTTTTCCAAGGGGGCGGCGCTGATTGCAGGCTACCAGTCCATTCGCCCGCTGGAGGCCGCGGAACTGGCCGCGCTGCCCGCACTCTGCCTCGGTTCGGCGATGCGTTTCTTCCTGACGCGGCTAGCGGACTGGTCCTCTACGCCGGCCGGTGCCCTCGTCCGGCCCAAAAACCCCCTTGAATACGCCGCCCGGCTGGCTTTCCATCGCAAGATGGAAACCGCCGAAGGCTATGGGGCATGA
- the rnhA gene encoding ribonuclease HI: protein MTDDIIEIWTDGACSGNPGPGGWGALIRWNGHEKELYGGDPATTNNRMEMMAVVEALNALKRPSKITLHVDSTYVKDGLTKWIKGWKRNGWKTASKQPVKNQELWMAMDEACKRHDITWKWVKGHNGDEGNERADALARLGTEEARGRK, encoded by the coding sequence ATGACTGATGATATCATTGAAATCTGGACCGATGGCGCTTGCAGCGGAAATCCCGGCCCCGGCGGCTGGGGCGCGCTGATCCGCTGGAACGGGCACGAGAAAGAGCTTTATGGCGGCGATCCGGCCACTACGAACAACCGCATGGAAATGATGGCGGTGGTCGAGGCGCTGAACGCGCTGAAGCGGCCCTCCAAGATCACCCTGCATGTGGATTCAACCTATGTGAAGGACGGCCTGACCAAGTGGATCAAGGGCTGGAAGCGCAATGGCTGGAAAACCGCCAGCAAGCAGCCTGTGAAAAATCAGGAGCTCTGGATGGCGATGGATGAGGCCTGCAAGCGCCACGACATCACCTGGAAATGGGTGAAGGGCCATAATGGCGACGAAGGCAACGAGCGCGCCGATGCGCTGGCCCGCCTGGGCACGGAAGAAGCCCGCGGCCGGAAATAA
- the ctrA gene encoding response regulator transcription factor CtrA: MRVLLIEDDRALARSIELMLKAAGFNVYLTDLGEDGVDIGKVYEFDMILLDLSLPDITGFEVLKQLRMSRVNTPVMILSGNPDIEAKVKTLGYGADDYLTKPFNKDELIARITAIVRRSKGHAESVIRTGEIVVNLDAKTVEVEGERVHLTGKEYAMFELLSLRKGTTLTKEMFLNHLYGGLDEPELKIIDVFICKLRKKLQQATGGNHYIETVWGRGYVLRDPRPSQKTGEIEEAA; the protein is encoded by the coding sequence ATGCGCGTCCTGCTAATTGAAGATGACCGGGCTCTGGCTCGCTCGATCGAGCTGATGCTCAAAGCCGCTGGCTTCAATGTATACCTCACAGACCTGGGGGAAGATGGCGTTGACATCGGTAAGGTCTATGAATTCGACATGATCCTTCTGGATCTGTCACTGCCGGATATTACCGGTTTTGAAGTTCTCAAGCAGCTCCGGATGAGCCGCGTGAACACGCCTGTGATGATCCTCTCGGGCAACCCGGACATCGAAGCGAAGGTGAAAACGCTCGGCTACGGCGCTGACGACTATCTCACCAAGCCGTTCAACAAGGACGAGCTGATCGCCCGTATCACTGCCATCGTGCGCCGCTCCAAAGGCCATGCTGAAAGCGTGATCCGCACGGGTGAGATCGTTGTAAACCTCGACGCAAAAACGGTTGAAGTGGAAGGCGAGCGCGTTCACCTGACCGGCAAAGAGTATGCGATGTTCGAGCTGCTCTCGCTGCGCAAGGGCACCACGCTGACCAAGGAAATGTTCCTCAACCACCTCTATGGCGGTCTGGACGAGCCGGAACTGAAGATCATCGACGTCTTCATCTGTAAGCTGCGCAAAAAACTGCAGCAGGCCACCGGCGGCAACCACTACATCGAGACCGTCTGGGGCCGTGGATATGTGCTCCGTGATCCGCGTCCGAGCCAAAAGACCGGCGAGATCGAAGAAGCCGCCTGA
- a CDS encoding nucleotide-binding protein yields the protein MSFALRRSQDRPAVRPPPRVTPASIITVASGKGGVGKTFVSISLASSLAQSGRRVLLVDGDLGLANVDVQLGIAPETDLAAVVAGWVELEDAVTPVDGGAGHGGFDVLPGRSGSGALAELPTEEVARLAAGLSALALQYDHVVIDLGAGIEANCMRLARSGDKALIVITDDPASMTDAYAFIKVLRGYAPSVEPVICINQADTRAAGQRTYEAIARACQTFLGFRPRLAGTVMRDPKVRDAIRCQKTLMSIDSQAQPVQDVLAVAQVVMGQAQAELGN from the coding sequence ATGAGCTTTGCACTTCGCAGATCGCAGGACCGGCCCGCTGTTCGCCCCCCTCCGCGGGTGACTCCGGCTTCCATCATCACCGTTGCTAGCGGCAAGGGCGGGGTCGGCAAGACATTCGTGTCTATTTCTCTGGCCTCATCACTGGCGCAGTCCGGGCGCCGAGTGCTGCTCGTTGATGGTGACCTGGGCTTGGCCAACGTCGACGTGCAGCTTGGCATCGCGCCGGAGACAGATCTTGCTGCAGTCGTCGCTGGCTGGGTTGAGCTGGAAGACGCAGTGACCCCGGTTGATGGCGGTGCAGGACATGGCGGGTTCGATGTGCTGCCGGGCCGTTCTGGTTCTGGCGCGCTTGCCGAACTGCCGACCGAGGAAGTCGCTCGCCTGGCCGCCGGCCTCTCGGCGCTTGCGCTACAATATGATCACGTGGTTATCGATCTCGGTGCAGGCATCGAGGCGAACTGTATGCGTCTTGCCCGCTCGGGCGATAAGGCGCTGATCGTGATTACGGATGACCCGGCGTCGATGACGGACGCTTACGCATTCATCAAGGTGCTGCGTGGGTACGCACCTTCGGTGGAGCCGGTCATTTGTATCAACCAGGCTGACACCCGCGCCGCAGGTCAACGGACCTACGAAGCGATCGCTCGTGCCTGTCAGACTTTCCTAGGCTTCAGGCCGCGTCTTGCCGGAACGGTGATGCGCGACCCGAAGGTAAGAGACGCCATCCGCTGCCAGAAGACGCTGATGTCGATTGATTCCCAGGCTCAGCCTGTTCAGGACGTTCTTGCCGTCGCGCAAGTTGTCATGGGGCAGGCTCAAGCTGAGCTTGGCAACTGA